attcttataaatacgtttttattttaaaaagaaagcaGTTCGTTTTTTTACTTTCATGAACAATACCATATCTGATTATATCCCTAAGGGAAACTAGCCATGTGCCTAAGGGCGTGAGGTTACAAATGGGCGCGCGcgtgaaagtttttaaaaacagaaacaaataattaacttaaaagtAATTGTGTAAATAAGTAAGCACTTACTTATGCAATATAATGCCAAGATTCTTGAATTCTAAAGAGATTTAGAGCTTCCGAAGCGCGCTCAGCTTTCTTCATTATTCCTATATCGTCTGATGTAAATTGGGTAGATAGCTGGAGATCTAGCTTTATGATGAGACATTTCTTACGCGGGTGAAAGTGCGGGGCGCAGCTAGTCCTAGTTTGCTTAGGGCACTCTTGATATGTAATCCGCCTCTGGGTAATAATTTGGCTCTACTGACTATAAACATGGTGCAGTTCCACTAAGCAGTCTCAACAATAAATCTCACGACCATTATTTTTCCCGTTCCGCTTGCTTGCGAGCTTTGCAAGTTACAATCATAATCTCAAGTGGAATGAATGATGAAATGCTTTAAGCGTTCACGTACTTACAAATGGcgagtttgaaaaaataaagcaaaaaggTTACAATTTGTAAgccttttttttagtgaaacatttaaataatttacgtttaaatataatcaaaatgttTGCTGGAGAAACATAAGTTTCCActataatttctttttgataTGGCGTgagcaaaaataaagaaatcattAGGGACGTTTTCGAAGCGACCAAACGGCCGTGCTTGTCTTGTGGAACGGCTGATGAAATATTTCGAGCGTTGTGAACTCTTCCGCAGACTTGGTTTATGATTTGAGGTTATGTTTTATATATCTGTCATTTATTATGAACTAGTATTTTCAAAACAACGtgctttttaaaaatcacttgAAAATGGCTCAAGGAAAGTTgaaagttaaaacaaaagtaCCCatgaaagcaaaaaataaacaaaagaataCATCAATTAAACCACGAAACAGTAAgtgggtttttttttctaaacattcgATATTTAATGTCTGTTTGTCAATGATCAAATTGTTTAACAAGTTGATTCTAATTTTTAGATCGTCCAGTAGCACCCAAAAAACAAAAGCTTCAAGAAgctcataaattaaaaaagattgtaACTAAAACAGTTAATAAAGCTGTTGAACAAGAAATTCGTGCTTTAGCTAGTTCTgaaggaaaacaaaaattatcaaaggtTCAAGCTAAAGTCgcagaattaaataaaaaagcttaataaacgaaaaatgtgtgttgtgtttataaaatatttattataaaattattattccaatttgtatataaataaaactaacaataaatgtaacaagtgaaaacaaacaattgactgagttaattgttgaaataccatgtatagtcagtgttgatttctttatcacattacatataccaacatgtgacacatacatagctgataatcaagtatagtacatattataaaatttccgccctaattgtcgccctcacgggtaaacagtgatgtttacgaaaaaatgtttcaaattaaagttgtttaatttttgataagaaacatttttcacatttaaacttttattctatctctaacggtttacaagatgggtactacggacccatgacccaattgacccatgttgctcatttacgaacttgacctcactttttacgtcctaagcacgctgtaaaaatttcagcttgatatctcttttcgtttttgagtaatcgtgaccacagacggacggacggacggacaaccggaaatggattaattaggtgattttatgaacacctataccaatttttttttgtagcatcaatatttttaggcgttacaaacttgggactaaacttataatactatgtatatttcatatatacatggtataatacaaacttgggactaaacttataatactatgtatatttcatatgtacatggtataaaaacacaagTTTTAAAACACTAACGagttattatttctaaatttaaataaattaataaactctAAATATTAAGATTCAAAACTCTAGttattactgttttttttttggaaacatatATAAGGGAGGAAGGTGGTGTCAACTTCTTAGCTCCCTACTCGGTTTATAAACCGAAATATCACTTTTTCTCGCGGTTATTAAGGCTATGCGcacctttatatatatatttatgtatatgatCCCGAGGGGGACAACAAATGCTCGCCAACGAACTCGATTCTGTGCCATGGACTTGACTTCTCCCCAGAATTTGCCTTCTTCAGTAATTTCTTGCTCCAGGGTTCTTCGCCAGGCATGACGAGGTCGGCCCACCCTTCTTTTTCCTTGGGGATTCCACTCAAGTGCTTCTTTGGCAATGCTGTTGTTTCGCCTGAGTGTGTGACCAATCCAACCATATTTGCGTTGCTTGATGGTGTGTCCTATTGGAGTTTGGTGACAGGTGTCCAGCAGGTTTTCATTGGAAATCGTGTTGGGCCAATAAATGTTGAGGATGTGTCTGAGACAACTGTTGATAAAGAGTTGCAGTTGTCTGGTGATGCTTTGAGAGACTTTCCAGGTTTGACATCCATACAAAAGAACACTTTTAACATTAgtctcgaatattttcaatttagtgtGTCTTCTGAGTTGGTGTGATCTCCAGATGGGTCGAAGTTGCGCAAACGCTGCCTTGGCTTTTCTGATTCTTTGTTCTACATCTTCATCAGTGCCGCCGTTTTCAGAAACAATACTTCCGAGGTGCGTTGTTTATTTTCAACTCTTTGGACGCACCTTTACACTCTCTTTAAATTTAGGTAAGAGgttcagaaatttttatatgaattgattatatgttaataaaatgtCTTTTGGTTGCATGGTTCTCCAGCTCTCTTGCCACCCTTTTTTTCTATCCATATTTTCGTGTTTTTAAATACgaacatacaaaaatttcaattcaataaaaaatgcaGGAGCTCTCTGCAGCTCACAAGGTTTTTTTGTGATGGAAAagggtaaaataaattgatgcaattcaataattaaaaatcaatttattttaaaattacaatataattttatatactctctttttatatattcataaaatcaaaaatgtacAATAAGTTTCTAagtttttacaattataaataaatatggccAATATGAACGGAATATACGCCTAAATACGGTATTTTATGTAGGAACGTATACCTTTCTTGTTTAAATTgtactttatattttgtatacattattatttttacggtTTTGATACCTAGAAATAAAGAACTCGTtagttttgtgaaaaattattggATACAAATCGAtggaaattcatatttaattgagTATATACTTACAATAAGTAGGTGCccatctttgtttttaaaaacatcagGATTATTGCCAACTGTAATATCGATAAATCCTTCTTTTCCATTCATTAATTTATGTGtgattctaaaaaataataaaagtttgattCAATTAGTATCAAAGATGTGCCTTTTAAGGAATATCAATATCCCATCTGCCCCCTCCTTCGTTTCTTAAAACACGCTTTTTCGCGATTTTCAATACCTCCACAGCCTCTTCAAACTGAGTTGTAAACTCATATGTGAGTTGAGTGAACTAGTGTTAAGGATTTGCCTTTTAGGGTATCATCTTCTCATCTCCCTCTCCCctttattttaacacaaaatcaTGTTTTATGCGGTTTTAAGGCTTTGCACAACTACAGAGCTCCTCCGAACTAAGCTAGATTGGAAATTGATATATATAAACTTAAGTTAGTGCAATGAATGTGCTTTTTGAAGTGGCAATTTCCCAACTCCTCTTCGCCCCTTTTATATTCTCGAaccaaaaagaggggtgttataagtttggtcGCTGTGTGTCtacctgtctgtggcattgtagctcctaaacggatgaacagattttgatttttttttcgtctgaaaggtaatttaatggatagtgttcttatctatgtttcaagtacgagtttaagattccgtacctgaaacaactaaaaaagagccaataatcttcaaaatcggttcagtttggataAAACTagaagaaaaaaggtaatttaatggcgaGTTTTCTTAACCATGTTTCAAGTGgtagtttaggattccgtacccgaaatatTTATCgaggggtttttaaaattttgtaaattgcacTTGTATACAACAAAATTATGTTAAGTAGTTTGAAGGCATTTCatgtttttgataacagagaaaaatctcatttcaataaaaagcagtaataaacattaaatggGGGGGAAGGATGAGTTTAGTGATGGAGCTCTGCTGCTCAggagttttttttctttgaaatactTACGATTTTGTGTTGACAATATTTACAATCATTTTATTCTTCATAGTATTTACAACCATTGTAAGTGTTTCAATTAAACGAggtatttctaatattaaatcaCCCtgtaaatgaaaagaaaatcatttaaatttgtcaaagtttttgaataatcaaaTCCTTACCTTATCATTTTTAAGTTCTTGAGGTATACGTACTAAACAAATATCATCTGATTCATTTGTAACAACAAACTCCAAATAATTTAATGGTAATcgatgttttgttttaaaggtttttggATCTAATATATACAAATTCTTTTGGGTTAAAACAAATACACGATCCCTGGATTTATAACCATGTCGATCATATTTTACAACCATAGTTGAATACTCAATTTTTTCTTGAGTTGATAATAATGTTGTTGACATAAACAATGTCCTTTGTGGTCCCATTTCGGGTGATAAACGATTATCTTTAAACCATTCGGGGATACTTTCTGTGTAACTTTTCTTTTTAcctgaaatgaaataatattctatGAACTCTAAGGCAAGATGAGCAGAATGCTATGGAGGTCAATTGTTGAGGAGGCCAAGGTCCATACGGGGTTGTAGTCCCGTTTGGTCAGGTCATTATGTTATACTTGATGAAATTTAAAGGATCTAATTAAGGAATTCATTGCTCAAACCTTTAAATGTTTGCTCAGCAAGCACTTTTAACTCGAATCGATGTTTTTTCTCTGCTGTCAATGCTAAACGATATTTTCTTGCTAAATGATTACGATGATATCGATGAAGATGTTTGGATGCTTCGCGGCACGAGTAAGGACATGGTGGCCAACttgtatttaaaacattttgtggtAATGATTTTGCTAATTTCTTCAACCATTGAACTTTCGCTAATTCAACAAATGCCTTGTTATCCTCGTTCGGTTCCCCATTTCGTGTGATAAAACCTTTTATGAATCTGAAATCAAACAGTTTTGTTAGACATTTGatagaaaaatacaaattttcgaattttggaTACGTACTTTCGAATAACGAGTACTGCATGTTTCCTTTGTTCGGCCTCCTTTTGGGCTAAAAATCGTCGTATCCATTTTTGCATGATAATCGCGGATGCCTTTTGTTTTAAGTACAATCGCCGT
The Chrysoperla carnea chromosome 4, inChrCarn1.1, whole genome shotgun sequence genome window above contains:
- the LOC123298879 gene encoding uncharacterized protein LOC123298879 encodes the protein MAQGKLKVKTKVPMKAKNKQKNTSIKPRNNRPVAPKKQKLQEAHKLKKIVTKTVNKAVEQEIRALASSEGKQKLSKVQAKVAELNKKA